A DNA window from Daucus carota subsp. sativus chromosome 3, DH1 v3.0, whole genome shotgun sequence contains the following coding sequences:
- the LOC108212419 gene encoding uncharacterized protein LOC108212419 codes for MTGDLFTARFVDCHFDENVFPKLGGENKIFPKSGGENKQLEREISWNTSSLNTFDPRTSQCDLEIQKIIHLQGIANQLPDEFTDINRVTKSHIPAMNAPAKIQVPEGEIIKANESKPRLKRGRPIGSKDKNPRKRKGANTQIEEVKSPTETPEETRDMIYETLEEE; via the coding sequence ATGACGGGTGATTTATTTACTGCGAGATTTGTAGACTGTCATTTTGATGAAAATGTCTTTCCAAAATTAGGGGGAGAGAATAAAATCTTCCCAaaatcagggggagaaaataaaCAGCTGGAAAGAGAAATTTCATGGAATACATCTTCATTGAATACATTTGATCCTCGTACAAGTCAATGTGACTTAGAAATTCAGAAAATAATTCATTTACAAGGCATAGCAAATCAGTTGCCTGATGAATTCACCGATATAAATAGAGTAACTAAATCACATATTCCAGCTATGAATGCTCCTGCAAAAATACAAGTCCCAGAAGGAGAAATTATCAAAGCAAACGAGTCAAAACCTCGCTTAAAGCGTGGTAGACCAATCGGTTCTAAAGATAAAAATCCTCGAAAGAGAAAAGGAGCAAACACCCAAATAGAAGAAGTAAAGTCTCCAACAGAGACTCCAGAAGAGACCCGTGACATGATATATGAAACCCTAGAAGAGGAATAG
- the LOC108215221 gene encoding probable serine/threonine-protein kinase PBL10 — translation MGICLSYQIKTNTEIHAGESSKYVSKDGSDTGYSNSKGSSTSVPTTSRSEGEILQSANLKSFTYNELRNSTRNFRPDSVLGEGGFGSVYKGWVDEHSLAASKPGMGIVVAVKRLNQDGLQGHKEWLAEINYLGQLRHPNLVKLIGYCLEDDHRLLVYEFMPKGSMENHLFRRGSRFETFSWGLRMKVALGAARGLAFLHGAETKVIYRDFKTSNILLDSKFNAKLSDFGLARDGPDDDKSHVSTRVMGTYGYAAPEYMSTGHLNAKSDVYSFGVVLLEIISGKKAIDKNRPTGEHSLVEWAKPYLTNKRRIFRVIDTRLEGQYSLDHAQRAANLAVQCLCMEPRTRPNMDEVVTALEQLQVKEIARDHHKGVQPKRHPRPRMQ, via the exons ATGGGGATTTGCTTGAGCTATCAAATAAAGACTAATACTGAAATTCATGCTg GCGAGAGTTCCAAGTATGTAAGCAAAGATGGGAGTGATACTGGTTACTCCAATAGCAAGGGCTCATCAACATCTGTACCTACAACATCCAGGAGCGAGGGTGAGATCTTGCAGTCTGCCAATTTAAAAAGCTTCACATATAATGAACTCAGAAATTCGACTAGAAACTTCCGTCCTGATAGTGTACTAGGGGAAGGAGGGTTCGGTTCCGTTTATAAAGGATGGGTTGATGAGCACTCACTTGCAGCATCAAAGCCTGGGATGGGGATTGTAGTAGCTGTAAAAAGGCTTAATCAGGACGGGCTCCAGGGGCACAAGGAATGGCTG GCTGAAATCAACTATCTGGGGCAGCTGCGCCATCCTAATCTTGTGAAATTGATCGGTTACTGCTTAGAGGATGATCACAGACTCCTGGTATATGAGTTTATGCCAAAGGGTAGCATGGAGAATCATCTGTTCAGGA GAGGGTCACGCTTCGAGACATTTTCTTGGGGCCTCCGAATGAAAGTTGCTCTGGGCGCAGCAAGGGGATTGGCCTTTCTACATGGTGCTGAAACCAAAGTTATCTATCGGGACTTTAAGACTTCAAATATCCTGCTGGACtcg AAGTTCAATGCAAAACTATCTGATTTTGGTTTGGCAAGAGATGGCCCGGATGATGATAAAAGCCATGTCTCTACTAGGGTCATGGGCACCTACGGATATGCTGCTCCAGAGTACATGTCGACAG GTCACTTGAATGCAAAAAGTGATGTTTACAGCTTTGGTGTTGTTCTGCTAGAAATTATATCTGGTAAGAAAGCTATAGACAAAAACCGTCCAACTGGAGAGCACAGCCTGGTGGAATGGGCAAAACCATACCTGACCAACAAACGCAGGATCTTCCGTGTTATTGATACACGTCTTGAAGGTCAGTATTCGCTGGATCATGCCCAGAGAGCCGCTAACCTTGCAGTTCAATGTCTTTGCATGGAGCCCAGAACACGGCCGAATATGGATGAAGTAGTGACAGCCTTGGAACAACTTCAGGTCAAGGAAATAGCCAGAGATCATCACAAGGGAGTCCAGCCAAAACGCCATCCCCGTCCCAGGATGCAATAG
- the LOC108214933 gene encoding oxysterol-binding protein-related protein 3A, translating into MDSSSKDQKPSGGGGFFSSLASSISNFGSAMQKSVNGLVGYEGLEVINPDGGTEDSEVEAQKGRWKQEDRDGYWKIMHKYIGADVTSLVTLPVLIFEPMSMLQKMAEIMEYSYLLDLADECEDPHMRLVYASCWFISVYYAMQRTWKPFNPILGETYEMTNHGGVTFIAEQVSHHPPIGAAHAESEHFIYEITSKVRTKFLGNSVDVYPVGRTRLTLKKAGVELELVPPPSKVNNLIFGRTWVDSPGEMVVTNLTTGDKVVLYFQPCGWFGAGRYEVDGYVYNSAEEPKILMTGKWSESMSYQPCDLEGEPLPGTQLKEAWKLAEAPKNDKYQYTHFAHKLNSFETAPKNLLASDSRLRPDRYALEKGDMSKAGSEKSSLEERQRAEKRARETKGHQFTPKWFEQSSDVFTTPWGEVEVYRNNGKYAEHRAAIDSSDSIEEVDVKSIEFNPWQYEDLTAE; encoded by the exons ATGGATTCTTCATCTAAAGACCAGAAGCcaagtggtggtggtggtttcTTTTCTTCTCTGGCTTCAAGTATTTCCAATTTTGGGTCTGCTATGCAAAAATCTGTTAATGG TTTGGTTGGATACGAGGGTTTGGAAGTTATAAATCCCGACGGAGGGACTGAGGATTCTGAAGTAGAAGCACAAAAAGGAAGATGGAAGCAAGAG GATCGGGATGGTTACTGGAAGATAATGCACAAGTATATTGGTGCTGATGTCACATCATTGGTGACACTCCCGGTTCTCATTTTTGAGCCCATGTCAATGCTTCAGAAGATGGCTGAG ATAATGGAATACTCTTACCTTTTGGATCTGGCCGATGAGTGTGAGGATCCACATATGAGACTGGTGTATGCAT CCTGCTGGTTTATTTCTGTATATTACGCCATGCAACGAACCTGGAAGCCATTTAATCCGATCCTTGGTGAAACCTATGAGATGACTAATCATGGTGGAGTTACATTTATTGCCGAACAG GTCAGTCATCACCCCCCAATAGGTGCTGCACATGCTGAAAGCGAACATTTCATATATGAAATAACATCAAAGGTGAGGACTAAGTTCTTGGGGAACTCTGTCGATGTTTACCCAGTTGGAAG AACAAGATTGACCCTGAAGAAAGCTGGTGTAGAATTAGAATTGGTTCCTCCTCCTTCTAAAGTTAACAACCTTATATTTGGACGTACATGGGTGGATTCGCCAGGGGAGATGGTTGTCACTAACTTGACGACAGGGGACAAAGTCGTTCTTTACTTTCAACCTTGCGGTTGGTTTGG TGCTGGCCGCTATGAAGTAGATGGATATGTATACAATTCTGCTGAAGAACCAAAGATATTAATGACTGGAAAATGGAGCGAGTCAATGAGCTATCAACCTTGTGACTTGGAAGGAGAACCACTTCCAGGCACCCAACTGAAGGAG GCATGGAAACTTGCTGAGGCACCGAAAAATGACAAATATCAATACACACATTTTGCGCATAAATTGAACAGCTTTGAAACTGCACCAAAGAATTTATTGGCCTCTGACTCTCGCTTACGACCAGATAGATATGCACTTGAGAAGGGTGACATGTCAAAAGCTGGATCAGAAAAGAGCAG TCTGGAGGAAAGGCAAAGAGCTGAAAAACGAGCACGAGAGACCAAGGGCCATCAATTTACACCTAAATGGTTTGAACAATCAAGTGATGTTTTTACAACACCTTGGGGTGAAGTAGAAGTGTATCGCAATAATGGAAAATATGCTGAACACCGGGCTGCCATAGATAGTTCCGACAGCATTGAAGAGGTTGATGTCAAATCAATAGAGTTCAACCCGTGGCAGTATGAAGATTTGACTGCAGAATAA